The following coding sequences are from one Kallotenue papyrolyticum window:
- a CDS encoding SpoIID/LytB domain-containing protein, giving the protein MPATQPVPRHALIWLPLLLALLGGLWPPSTTTQAQPAPATTAVIHGWVRDARSQAGIGGARVTIRDLSLTTLPDGSIPETPIPLRAASEQVDVSVTAPGYGLWRYQGIELQAGHRVALQITLRDQAQIIAPQADAASTGNAPYDGPPAYIRVGRTFTTDCVATANNVVRIDRVPFIDYVKNVLPNEWLPSWPDAALEAGAVAVAQYAWTTAFVQRKWSSRGFAFDVLDSTCDQVYRDRDPRRDYRRSDAAVERMWGTVLLRTTTSPPTFFTTYYRAYDWQCPHEDCMGQWGSHALATQGWSSLQILGYYYGRRGTVGTLATAPAWHALTLYRSPDIHLPAGETATLSACLLNIGSTTWRAGELSLIARDPDDPDNRDYRSPLAHESWPTPQQAATLATDAPLGAKRLLRVSIAAPADLAAGTYRLVLEATQAQTTIPSDQALTWTVQVSAPVTPTAEAERQPRVWLPLISAAEGVPADCR; this is encoded by the coding sequence ATGCCTGCCACACAACCCGTGCCGCGCCATGCGCTGATCTGGCTGCCACTGCTGCTCGCCTTGCTGGGCGGCCTGTGGCCACCTTCCACAACCACCCAGGCCCAGCCAGCACCGGCCACCACGGCCGTGATCCACGGTTGGGTCCGTGATGCCCGCAGCCAGGCTGGCATCGGCGGCGCGCGCGTCACGATCCGCGACCTGAGCCTAACGACGCTGCCGGACGGCTCGATCCCCGAAACGCCGATCCCCCTGCGCGCCGCCAGCGAACAGGTTGACGTCAGCGTCACCGCCCCGGGCTATGGTCTGTGGCGCTACCAGGGCATCGAGCTCCAGGCCGGCCACCGCGTTGCGCTGCAGATCACGCTGCGCGATCAGGCGCAGATTATCGCGCCACAGGCCGATGCGGCAAGTACCGGCAATGCCCCCTACGACGGACCGCCAGCCTATATCCGCGTGGGCCGGACCTTCACCACCGATTGCGTCGCTACCGCCAACAATGTTGTGCGCATTGATCGTGTGCCGTTCATTGATTACGTCAAGAATGTCCTACCCAACGAATGGCTGCCGAGCTGGCCTGACGCCGCCCTGGAGGCAGGCGCAGTAGCCGTAGCGCAGTACGCCTGGACGACGGCCTTTGTGCAGCGCAAGTGGAGCAGCCGTGGCTTCGCCTTCGACGTGCTCGACAGCACCTGTGATCAGGTCTATCGCGATCGCGATCCGCGTCGCGACTACCGCCGTAGTGATGCCGCCGTTGAACGCATGTGGGGCACTGTGCTGCTGCGCACCACGACCAGTCCACCGACCTTTTTCACCACCTACTACCGCGCCTACGACTGGCAGTGCCCCCACGAGGACTGCATGGGCCAGTGGGGCTCGCACGCGCTCGCTACGCAGGGGTGGAGCAGCCTCCAGATTCTAGGATACTACTACGGACGGCGCGGCACGGTCGGCACCCTGGCAACCGCACCCGCCTGGCACGCGCTCACGCTCTACCGCTCGCCGGACATCCACTTACCGGCAGGAGAGACTGCCACGCTCAGCGCGTGTCTGCTCAACATTGGCAGCACCACCTGGCGCGCCGGCGAGCTGAGCCTGATCGCGCGCGATCCCGATGATCCCGACAACCGCGACTATCGCTCGCCACTGGCGCATGAGTCGTGGCCGACACCCCAGCAGGCCGCCACGCTGGCCACAGATGCGCCGCTCGGCGCAAAACGGCTGCTGCGGGTCAGCATTGCCGCGCCGGCCGACCTGGCGGCAGGCACCTATCGCCTGGTGCTGGAGGCGACCCAGGCGCAGACCACGATCCCCAGCGATCAGGCGCTAACGTGGACGGTACAGGTGAGCGCGCCGGTCACGCCCACCGCCGAGGCAGAGCGGCAACCGCGCGTCTGGCTGCCGCTGATCAGCGCCGCGGAGGGGGTGCCCGCGGATTGCCGCTAG
- the add gene encoding adenosine deaminase has product MSVESYLRAMPKVELHVHLEGSIRPATLLALAQRHQARLPARSLDELRALYQFTDFAHFINVYGLIVSCVRTPDDLALIVEEFGAAMAEQNIRYAEVTWSPVALVRRLKQPFDELLAGVNRGRAAARARYGVEMRWIIDIVRNLYAEGYDGMETARWAVEGQHEGVVALGLGGLEPGFGPELFVAPFAYARAHGIPAVPHAGEALGAESIWGALRLLGARRIGHGIRAIDDPALLTELRERQVPLEVCPTSNVCTGVVPALEAHPIRRLFEAGVCVTVNSDDPPMFNTTLTDEYLLLQRVFGFSVDEIEQLVLNAARAALLPADQRAHLEQSLRVEFARLRREHLPG; this is encoded by the coding sequence ATGTCCGTCGAAAGCTACCTTCGGGCGATGCCCAAGGTCGAACTGCACGTCCATCTCGAAGGCTCGATCCGGCCCGCCACGCTGCTGGCGCTGGCGCAGCGTCACCAGGCGCGCCTGCCGGCGCGCTCGCTGGACGAGCTGCGTGCATTGTACCAGTTCACCGATTTTGCGCACTTCATCAACGTGTATGGCCTGATCGTCTCGTGTGTGCGCACGCCCGACGATCTGGCGCTGATCGTCGAGGAGTTCGGCGCGGCCATGGCCGAGCAGAACATTCGCTACGCCGAAGTGACCTGGTCGCCGGTGGCCCTGGTGCGCCGGCTGAAGCAGCCGTTTGATGAGCTGTTGGCGGGCGTCAATCGCGGTCGCGCGGCAGCGCGCGCCAGGTATGGCGTCGAGATGCGCTGGATCATCGACATCGTCCGCAACCTGTACGCCGAGGGCTATGACGGTATGGAGACGGCGCGCTGGGCGGTCGAAGGGCAGCACGAAGGCGTGGTGGCGCTCGGTTTGGGCGGTCTGGAGCCCGGCTTCGGCCCGGAACTGTTCGTCGCGCCCTTTGCCTATGCCCGCGCGCATGGCATACCGGCGGTGCCGCATGCCGGCGAAGCGCTGGGAGCGGAAAGCATTTGGGGCGCGTTGCGGCTGCTGGGCGCGCGGCGCATCGGCCATGGCATCCGCGCCATTGACGATCCCGCGCTGCTGACCGAGCTGCGTGAGCGGCAGGTGCCGTTGGAGGTCTGTCCCACCAGCAACGTCTGCACCGGAGTCGTGCCCGCCCTTGAAGCGCATCCCATCCGTCGGCTGTTCGAGGCGGGCGTGTGCGTCACCGTCAACAGCGATGATCCGCCGATGTTCAATACCACGCTCACCGACGAGTACCTGCTGCTGCAGCGCGTCTTCGGGTTCAGCGTGGACGAGATCGAGCAACTGGTGCTCAATGCCGCGCGCGCCGCGCTACTCCCCGCCGATCAGCGTGCGCATCTGGAGCAGAGCCTGCGCGTCGAGTTTGCGCGGCTGAGGCGCGAACATCTACCCGGCTGA
- the mshB gene encoding N-acetyl-1-D-myo-inositol-2-amino-2-deoxy-alpha-D-glucopyranoside deacetylase, with protein MAEPLTLMIVHAHPDDEAIGTGGTLARYADEGVRTVLVTCTLGEEGEIVVPEWDTPDHHARLGEIRYEELRAAAALLGVQHLELLGYRDSGMMGRPSNAHPECFWQADLDEATARLVRLVRRYRPQVLVSYNEQGGYGHPDHLQAHRITVAAFDAAGDPRRYPEAGRPWTPLKLYYISFRRALWLTVWQRMRERGLPTPMDAADFDAGGYVDDPRTTTTIDVSRYLARKLEAIRVHRTQIRPDWSWLAVPEDLRDELLTCEHFIRVASRVPVPPGEETDLFAGVRAHGSNV; from the coding sequence ATGGCTGAACCATTGACCCTGATGATCGTGCACGCCCATCCCGACGACGAAGCGATCGGGACCGGCGGGACGCTGGCGCGCTACGCCGACGAGGGCGTGCGCACCGTGCTGGTGACCTGCACGCTGGGAGAAGAGGGCGAGATCGTGGTTCCCGAATGGGATACGCCCGACCACCATGCGCGCCTGGGCGAGATCCGCTACGAGGAGCTGCGCGCGGCAGCCGCGCTCCTGGGGGTGCAGCACCTTGAACTCCTAGGGTACCGCGACTCCGGCATGATGGGCCGGCCCAGCAATGCGCATCCCGAATGCTTCTGGCAGGCGGATCTGGACGAGGCGACCGCGCGCCTGGTGCGTCTGGTGCGCCGCTATCGCCCTCAGGTGCTGGTGAGCTACAACGAGCAGGGCGGCTATGGCCATCCCGATCACCTTCAGGCGCATCGCATCACGGTGGCCGCCTTTGACGCTGCCGGCGACCCGCGGCGCTACCCGGAGGCGGGCAGGCCCTGGACGCCGCTCAAGCTCTACTACATCTCCTTCCGCCGCGCGCTGTGGCTGACCGTCTGGCAGCGCATGCGCGAACGCGGGCTGCCCACGCCCATGGACGCAGCCGATTTCGACGCCGGCGGTTACGTCGATGATCCACGTACCACCACAACCATCGACGTATCGCGCTACCTGGCGCGTAAGCTCGAAGCGATCCGTGTACATCGCACGCAGATCCGTCCGGACTGGTCCTGGCTGGCCGTGCCCGAGGATCTGCGCGACGAGCTGTTAACGTGCGAACATTTTATTCGGGTTGCGTCGCGCGTGCCGGTGCCGCCGGGCGAAGAGACCGATCTGTTTGCCGGGGTACGCGCGCACGGCAGCAACGTCTGA
- the cdd gene encoding cytidine deaminase, with protein MPDVDLHALLALARNARARAYAPYSRYPVGAALLCASGKVYPGCNVENAAYPATICAERAALAAAVAAGERDFVAMAVVADAQRPVPPCGLCRQVLLELAPEMPLLLANLAGEERLTTPRELLPFGFEARDLSEAAAWRGRTPDA; from the coding sequence ATGCCCGACGTTGATCTGCACGCACTGCTGGCGTTGGCGCGGAATGCCCGCGCGCGCGCGTATGCGCCCTATTCACGCTATCCGGTCGGCGCGGCGTTGTTGTGCGCCTCCGGCAAGGTCTATCCCGGCTGCAACGTCGAGAACGCGGCCTACCCGGCCACGATCTGCGCCGAGCGCGCCGCGCTGGCGGCGGCGGTGGCCGCTGGCGAGCGCGACTTCGTGGCCATGGCAGTGGTTGCCGATGCGCAGCGACCGGTGCCGCCCTGCGGCCTGTGCCGCCAGGTGTTGCTGGAGCTGGCGCCGGAGATGCCGCTCTTGCTGGCCAATCTGGCGGGTGAGGAGCGCCTCACGACACCGCGCGAGCTGCTGCCCTTCGGCTTCGAGGCGCGCGATCTGAGCGAGGCGGCAGCCTGGCGCGGGCGCACGCCCGACGCGTGA
- a CDS encoding radical SAM protein, whose translation MTSAILQTPLPDGRVQCQICQWRCELADDEPGRCRVRWQRSGTIVNDTHALVEHAAIGPIEEVRLWHLFPDAQVLRVGSFGTPIAHIEDGSEISRHAVPTLKARVLAPERVAIVAQNQLCRGVVLTYGDPLIALEWTLDCLKLARAHSRFTAITTSGYFTPESFALIAPYLDGMRLDVYGFSERSYRALTGMDQWRAIFRIAAEARQRYNLHVEIAYQLVPGVNDSPAEIAALAKWLRVALGSLTPLHLLSDSADQETILRAVTAASAVGLRFVYGPTADQATLCPSCSRVVVSRGQGVTRLAGIEHDHCATCHTALGMRTSLFRRDVRYESVTT comes from the coding sequence ATGACATCTGCAATTCTCCAAACACCGCTGCCGGATGGCCGCGTGCAGTGCCAGATCTGCCAGTGGCGCTGCGAGCTCGCCGACGACGAGCCCGGGCGCTGTCGGGTACGCTGGCAGCGCAGCGGCACGATCGTCAACGATACCCACGCGCTGGTAGAGCACGCCGCGATCGGGCCGATCGAAGAGGTGCGCTTGTGGCACCTCTTTCCCGACGCGCAGGTCCTCCGCGTCGGCAGCTTCGGCACGCCCATCGCCCACATCGAGGACGGCAGCGAGATCAGTCGTCATGCAGTGCCCACCCTCAAGGCGCGCGTGCTGGCTCCGGAACGCGTCGCGATCGTGGCGCAGAATCAGCTCTGTCGTGGCGTGGTGCTGACCTACGGTGATCCGTTGATCGCGCTGGAATGGACGCTGGATTGCCTCAAACTAGCGCGCGCGCATAGCCGCTTCACCGCCATCACCACGAGCGGCTATTTTACGCCGGAGTCCTTCGCGCTGATCGCGCCCTATCTGGATGGTATGCGCCTGGATGTGTACGGCTTCAGTGAGCGCTCCTACCGTGCGCTGACCGGTATGGATCAGTGGCGCGCGATCTTTCGCATCGCAGCCGAAGCACGCCAGCGCTACAACCTGCACGTCGAGATCGCCTATCAGCTCGTGCCCGGCGTGAACGATAGCCCTGCCGAGATCGCCGCGCTGGCCAAATGGCTGCGCGTTGCGCTCGGCTCACTCACACCATTGCATCTGCTCAGCGACAGTGCCGATCAGGAGACCATCTTGCGGGCAGTCACCGCCGCAAGCGCCGTCGGGCTGCGCTTCGTGTACGGGCCGACTGCCGACCAGGCCACGCTCTGTCCCTCCTGCTCGCGCGTCGTCGTCAGTCGTGGCCAGGGCGTAACCCGGCTGGCGGGGATCGAGCACGATCACTGCGCGACCTGTCATACCGCGCTGGGCATGCGCACCTCGCTCTTCCGCCGCGATGTGCGCTACGAGAGCGTTACCACCTGA
- a CDS encoding lipoate--protein ligase family protein, whose product MPQTPTTARRWRLLITPPMSGAWNMAIDQALADLYPAQRQATLRFYRWDPPCLSLGLAQRLERDVDLAACAARGITIVRRPTGGRAILHDREVTYALVTAVDDPLVGGATIVQSYLAISRAIIAGLRRLGLTPELAPRPATRHSKSAACFDQPGEYEITVGGRKLVGSAQARQRGVLLQHGSILLQADSTTLAAVLRLPPALAGGALRAQLVALNELLEQPPTFQSVVEALVQGFEAHWSIRLEPGTLTAAEQARAAELVRTKYDHPAWTARR is encoded by the coding sequence ATGCCACAGACACCCACGACCGCGCGCCGTTGGCGCCTACTGATCACCCCGCCGATGAGCGGTGCCTGGAACATGGCCATCGATCAGGCGCTGGCCGATCTCTATCCCGCGCAGCGCCAAGCGACGTTGCGTTTCTACCGCTGGGATCCGCCCTGTCTCTCGCTTGGGCTGGCACAGCGCCTGGAACGCGATGTTGACCTGGCTGCCTGCGCCGCGCGCGGGATCACCATCGTACGCCGCCCGACAGGCGGCCGTGCCATTCTCCACGATCGCGAAGTGACCTATGCGCTGGTCACGGCTGTTGATGATCCACTGGTGGGCGGCGCAACCATCGTCCAGTCGTACCTGGCGATCAGCCGGGCGATCATCGCCGGTCTGCGGCGGCTGGGCCTCACGCCGGAGCTGGCACCGCGGCCGGCGACGCGGCATAGCAAATCGGCGGCCTGCTTTGATCAGCCCGGCGAGTATGAGATCACCGTCGGCGGACGCAAACTGGTGGGCAGCGCTCAGGCACGCCAGCGCGGCGTGCTGTTGCAACACGGCTCGATCCTGCTCCAGGCCGATAGCACAACGCTCGCCGCCGTCTTACGGCTGCCGCCGGCACTGGCCGGCGGCGCACTGCGCGCTCAGCTGGTAGCGCTAAACGAGCTGCTGGAGCAACCACCCACCTTCCAGAGCGTTGTCGAGGCACTGGTGCAGGGCTTTGAAGCGCACTGGTCGATCCGTCTGGAGCCTGGGACACTTACCGCTGCTGAACAGGCGCGCGCCGCGGAGCTGGTGCGCACGAAGTATGATCATCCCGCCTGGACGGCGCGGCGCTGA
- a CDS encoding metallophosphoesterase: protein MTVRDADERWREPRFGVCPPADGSLAPFRVLVSLRWLLAGLLSSGLGLATFLAAPRRWRLGVAGAFGMLGMSGLASALLGARRARIERMTLPIDDLPPALDGVRIVQISDLHLGWPFTMANARRAVAWTQQQPPQLIALTGDFVAFARCIDQVGPALQGLRATHGVVAVFGNHDYWVDTERIATQLADLGVTVLRNESRRIAINGSALRLIGVDCVWEARHDIMRAMAERQPDEVAIVLAHEPDIADKVAALGAHVQLSGHTHAGHFALPVLGPAFLPRHGFRYYRGLQRVGRMWLYVSRGIGGYPLRLGCPPEITELTLQRATGAGQRRAVQAG from the coding sequence ATGACGGTTCGTGACGCAGACGAGCGGTGGCGCGAGCCGCGTTTCGGGGTGTGCCCGCCAGCGGATGGTAGTCTCGCGCCGTTTCGCGTGCTGGTCAGCCTGCGCTGGCTGCTGGCCGGGCTACTCAGCAGTGGCCTGGGGCTCGCCACGTTCCTGGCCGCGCCACGGCGCTGGCGCCTGGGCGTAGCTGGTGCGTTTGGCATGCTTGGCATGAGCGGCCTGGCCTCGGCGCTGCTAGGCGCGCGCCGCGCACGCATCGAGCGGATGACGCTGCCGATCGACGATCTGCCGCCCGCGCTGGATGGCGTGCGTATCGTGCAGATCAGCGATCTCCACCTGGGTTGGCCCTTTACCATGGCCAACGCGCGACGTGCGGTGGCCTGGACGCAACAGCAGCCACCCCAGCTGATCGCGCTGACCGGGGACTTTGTCGCCTTCGCGCGCTGCATCGATCAGGTCGGCCCGGCCTTGCAGGGCCTGCGGGCGACGCACGGGGTGGTCGCCGTCTTCGGCAATCATGACTACTGGGTGGACACTGAGCGTATTGCGACACAGCTTGCGGACCTGGGCGTGACCGTGTTGCGCAATGAGTCGCGGCGCATCGCGATCAACGGCTCTGCGCTGCGCCTCATCGGCGTTGACTGTGTCTGGGAAGCGCGGCACGATATCATGCGGGCCATGGCCGAACGGCAGCCCGATGAGGTGGCGATCGTGCTGGCGCACGAGCCGGACATCGCCGACAAGGTGGCCGCGCTGGGCGCGCACGTGCAACTGTCGGGCCATACCCATGCCGGCCATTTCGCGCTGCCGGTGTTGGGGCCGGCCTTTCTGCCCCGGCACGGCTTCCGCTACTACCGTGGCTTGCAGCGTGTTGGGCGCATGTGGCTCTACGTTTCGCGCGGCATCGGCGGATATCCGCTGCGTCTGGGCTGCCCGCCGGAGATCACCGAGCTGACCTTGCAGCGTGCTACCGGCGCCGGTCAGCGCCGCGCCGTCCAGGCGGGATGA
- the lepB gene encoding signal peptidase I — protein sequence MSTMHNEAENQQRLSEPPWEAAEPADDPAPSLGATARELIETVLFILLVFFILRGVVQNFRVDGQSMEPNFHSGQYILVNKIIYFHFDANAPLRLLPGMGDLPPRVIYPFRMPQRGDVVVLEAPTGDGSEPVDYIKRVIALPGETIQIKDGKVWINGEVLPEHVSQGGYLYEQTDCLGGRLCQPYVVPPGTVVVLGDHRSNSQDSRYWNAEPGLPLDRIVGKAWLSYWPREAWGVVPTPSYARSAP from the coding sequence ATGTCAACAATGCACAACGAGGCCGAGAATCAACAGCGATTGAGCGAGCCGCCCTGGGAGGCGGCCGAGCCTGCGGACGACCCCGCGCCATCTCTGGGCGCTACCGCGCGCGAGTTGATCGAAACGGTGCTGTTTATTCTGCTGGTGTTTTTTATCCTGCGCGGCGTCGTTCAGAACTTCCGGGTGGATGGCCAGAGCATGGAGCCCAATTTTCACAGCGGCCAGTACATTCTGGTCAATAAGATCATCTATTTTCACTTCGATGCCAACGCGCCGCTGCGGCTGCTGCCGGGCATGGGCGATCTGCCGCCGCGCGTGATTTATCCCTTTCGCATGCCCCAGCGCGGTGATGTCGTTGTGCTGGAAGCGCCGACCGGCGATGGCAGCGAGCCGGTTGACTACATCAAGCGGGTGATCGCGCTGCCCGGCGAGACGATCCAGATCAAAGACGGCAAGGTCTGGATCAACGGCGAAGTGCTGCCGGAGCATGTCAGTCAGGGCGGCTACCTGTACGAGCAGACCGATTGTCTGGGCGGACGCCTCTGCCAGCCCTACGTTGTGCCGCCGGGCACGGTGGTGGTGCTGGGCGATCACCGCAGCAACAGCCAGGACTCACGCTACTGGAACGCCGAGCCGGGCCTGCCGCTCGACCGCATTGTCGGCAAGGCCTGGCTATCGTATTGGCCGCGCGAGGCCTGGGGGGTGGTGCCCACGCCCTCCTACGCGCGCTCAGCGCCCTAG
- a CDS encoding glycosyltransferase family 4 protein translates to MHIAVNAHLLSSQAGYRQAGVSGYIQQLLRHSWAVAPAERWTIYAPPGVTRELIGAPPNVRLRVSRLPTTQPLARILWEQALAPGRLLLDRPQVLLCPLNVVPLLAPCRSVVTIHDLAFLRFRLHTPAKRLYLAAFTRLSVRRAAHVITVSEFTRREVLELLHLPPERVTAIPNGCDARFRPLDPSAVEAFRVRNNLPARFLLFVGTLEPRKNVPTLLRAYARVREHLNLPLLIGGGKGWLYDEIFALTRQLGLEREVRFLGFLEADELPLWYAAATAFVYPSLYEGFGFPPLEAMATGTPVVTSNTASLPEVVGDAALTVPPTDEAALAEALVRVVTDDDLRADLRRRGPQRARQFRWPATAAATIELLRRVAAA, encoded by the coding sequence ATGCACATTGCCGTCAACGCCCACCTCCTCAGTTCGCAGGCCGGCTACCGTCAGGCCGGCGTGAGCGGTTATATCCAACAGTTGTTGCGGCATAGTTGGGCGGTTGCACCAGCCGAGCGTTGGACGATCTATGCGCCGCCCGGCGTTACACGCGAGCTGATCGGCGCGCCACCCAATGTGCGTCTGCGGGTGAGTCGCCTGCCGACAACCCAGCCGCTGGCGCGCATCCTCTGGGAACAGGCGCTGGCTCCCGGCCGGCTACTGCTCGATCGTCCGCAGGTGCTGCTCTGTCCGCTCAATGTTGTGCCGCTGCTGGCGCCCTGCCGCAGCGTGGTGACGATCCACGATCTCGCTTTTCTACGCTTCCGGCTGCATACGCCGGCCAAGCGCTTGTATTTGGCGGCCTTCACCCGCCTCTCGGTGCGGCGCGCTGCGCATGTGATTACCGTCTCGGAGTTTACGCGCCGTGAGGTCCTGGAGCTGCTGCACCTGCCGCCGGAGCGGGTGACGGCGATTCCCAACGGTTGTGATGCCCGTTTTCGCCCGCTCGATCCCTCGGCGGTAGAGGCCTTCCGGGTGCGCAACAACCTGCCGGCGCGCTTTCTGCTGTTCGTCGGCACGCTCGAACCGCGCAAAAATGTGCCGACGCTGTTGCGCGCCTATGCCCGCGTACGCGAGCACCTGAACCTGCCGCTGCTGATCGGCGGTGGCAAGGGCTGGCTCTACGATGAGATCTTCGCACTGACGCGGCAGCTCGGCCTGGAGCGCGAGGTGCGCTTTCTAGGCTTTCTGGAGGCCGATGAGCTGCCGCTCTGGTATGCCGCGGCGACGGCCTTTGTCTACCCCTCGCTCTATGAAGGCTTTGGCTTTCCGCCGCTGGAAGCCATGGCTACCGGTACGCCGGTGGTCACCTCGAACACCGCCTCGCTGCCGGAGGTGGTGGGTGATGCCGCGCTGACCGTGCCACCCACCGATGAAGCGGCGCTGGCCGAGGCGCTAGTGCGCGTGGTGACGGATGACGACCTGCGCGCCGATCTGCGCCGCCGTGGTCCGCAGCGCGCGCGGCAGTTTCGCTGGCCGGCGACCGCCGCGGCAACGATCGAGCTGCTGCGGCGCGTAGCCGCTGCCTAG
- a CDS encoding metal ABC transporter substrate-binding protein, with translation MLWRILSILGAVLAVVWLAGCAAAPARPPLRVVATIAPLADWAEQVGQQRVQVTRLVPVDRDPRTYVPSDADLAALRDADVVLANGLGLEPWLGPLLARVQPSRVIVLELAEFMAPAQVVQGGGQTAGARQRGVGSVVPAQNDARLAPMVFSNYFWLDPGPTGAQLAVTLIADTLIRADPQALAFYRRNAERYNGELENLDNWILRQIRAWPRLRLSGARAPRLAMQAPERSWYYFARRYGIDLRASSELTNLFPALPPETPLLVDAFGATIVPGVRPGQQPDAMLRPLGNASYVRLMRDNVRSMAQAFWRAAQEQSSQRGRHDGS, from the coding sequence ATGCTTTGGCGCATCTTGTCGATCCTGGGAGCGGTGCTGGCGGTGGTCTGGCTGGCAGGCTGCGCGGCGGCGCCGGCCCGGCCGCCGTTGCGCGTCGTGGCGACGATCGCGCCGCTGGCCGACTGGGCTGAGCAGGTGGGCCAGCAGCGTGTGCAGGTGACGCGGCTGGTGCCGGTGGATCGCGATCCGCGCACCTACGTGCCTAGCGACGCCGACCTGGCCGCGCTGCGCGACGCCGACGTGGTGCTGGCCAACGGTCTGGGGCTGGAGCCCTGGCTGGGCCCGCTGCTGGCGCGCGTCCAACCCTCGCGCGTGATCGTCCTGGAGCTGGCCGAGTTTATGGCGCCGGCGCAGGTGGTGCAGGGCGGCGGGCAGACTGCTGGCGCGCGCCAACGCGGCGTAGGGAGCGTGGTGCCGGCCCAGAACGACGCGCGCCTGGCGCCGATGGTCTTTTCCAACTATTTCTGGCTCGATCCCGGCCCAACCGGCGCGCAACTGGCTGTGACGCTGATCGCCGATACGCTGATTCGCGCCGACCCGCAGGCATTGGCCTTCTACCGGCGCAACGCCGAGCGCTACAACGGCGAGTTGGAAAACCTGGATAACTGGATCCTGCGTCAGATCCGCGCCTGGCCGCGGTTGCGGCTAAGCGGCGCGCGGGCGCCGCGGCTGGCGATGCAGGCGCCGGAGCGGAGCTGGTACTATTTTGCGCGCCGCTATGGCATCGATCTGCGCGCTTCCTCGGAGCTGACCAACCTCTTTCCGGCGTTGCCGCCTGAAACGCCGCTTTTGGTAGATGCCTTTGGCGCCACCATCGTGCCGGGAGTGCGACCAGGACAACAACCGGATGCTATGCTGCGTCCGCTGGGCAACGCGAGCTATGTGCGCTTGATGCGCGACAACGTGCGCAGCATGGCGCAGGCCTTCTGGCGCGCCGCGCAGGAACAGTCATCACAGCGGGGTAGGCATGACGGTTCGTGA